A single genomic interval of Cucumis sativus cultivar 9930 chromosome 5, Cucumber_9930_V3, whole genome shotgun sequence harbors:
- the LOC101203396 gene encoding scarecrow-like protein 3 isoform X1: MNVERENLGTSMAGMFNGEGSSSVTSSPLQFFPWSLSPGIGSPYPFLRELKSEERGLCLIHLLLGCANQVAIGNIENANVGLEQISHLASPDGDTMQRIAAYFTEALADRILKSWPGLHRALNSTKILSVPEEILAQRLFFELCPFLKLAYVMTNQAIIEAMEGERMIHIIDFKSCEPAQWINLLQTLKDRPDGPPHLRITGIHEQKEVLEQMALRLTEEAEKWDIPFQFTPVVSKLENLDLESLRVKTGEALAVSSVLELHSVLATDDDKKTSPPASKNLQKLLRMKQRTLGEWLETDSLQVFSSPDSASVSSPSGLNPSQKMNSFLTALWGLSPKVMVITEQESNLNGSAFMERVLEALNFYAALFDCLESTVSRSSIERQRVEKMLLGEEIKNIIACEGAERTERHEKLEKWMLRLESVGFGKVPLSYHSMLLGSRLLQSYGYDGYKIKEENGFLFICWQDRPLFSVSAWGFQRQSS; this comes from the exons ATGAATGTGGAGAGGGAAAATCTAG GTACTTCAATGGCAGGAATGTTTAATGGGGAGGGTTCATCGTCGGTAACTTCGTCGCCTTTGCAGTTTTTTCCGTGGTCGTTATCACCCGGTATAGGATCGCCATACCCTTTTCTAAGAGAACTCAAATCTGAAGAGAGGGGCTTGTGTTTGATTCACCTACTTCTTGGCTGTGCTAACCAAGTTGCTATTGGTAACATTGAAAATGCTAATGTTGGCCTCGAGCAAATTTCCCACCTTGCTTCGCCAGACGGGGACACAATGCAGCGGATTGCTGCTTACTTCACCGAGGCACTCGCGGATCGAATACTTAAATCCTGGCCTGGCTTACACAGAGCCTTGAACTCTACCAAAATTTTGTCAGTCCCTGAAGAGATTCTTGCCCAGAGACTGTTCTTTGAATTATGTCCTTTCTTGAAGCTTGCATATGTGATGACTAACCAGGCTATTATAGAAGCCATGGAGGGAGAAAGGATGATTCATATTATTGATTTCAAATCTTGTGAACCTGCTCAGTGGATAAACCTTCTTCAAACATTGAAAGATAGGCCAGATGGTCCACCCCACCTGAGAATAACTGGAATTCATGAACAAAAGGAAGTGTTGGAACAAATGGCTCTTCGGCTTACCGAAGAGGCCGAAAAATGGGATATACCATTTCAATTCACCCCAGTTGTCAGCAAATTAGAAAACCTTGACCTTGAAAGTTTAAGGGTTAAGACAGGTGAAGCACTTGCAGTTAGCTCTGTTCTTGAACTTCATTCGGTTTTGGCTACAGATGACGATAAGAAAACGTCTCCACCTGCAtcaaaaaatttgcaaaagcTCCTACGTATGAAGCAGCGAACATTAGGAGAATGGCTCGAGACAGATTCGTTGCAAGTTTTTAGCAGCCCGGATTCAGCCTCAGTATCTTCCCCATCAGGATTGAATCCTTCCCAAAAGATGAACAGTTTTTTGACTGCATTATGGGGCCTTTCTCCAAAAGTTATGGTAATAACTGAGCAAGAATCAAACCTGAATGGATCTGCTTTCATGGAAAGAGTACTAGAAGCATTGAACTTCTATGCTGCATTGTTTGATTGCTTAGAGTCAACCGTGTCACGATCATCGATCGAACGACAAAGGGTCGAGAAAATGCTTTTAGGAgaggaaataaaaaacatcatTGCTTGTGAGGGAGCAGAGAGGACGGAGAGGCATGAAAAGCTAGAGAAATGGATGCTGAGGCTTGAATCTGTGGGGTTCGGAAAGGTTCCATTGAGTTACCATAGTATGTTATTGGGAAGTAGATTGTTGCAGAGCTATGGATATGATGGGTATAAAATCAAAGAAGAGAATGGATTTTTGTTTATCTGCTGGCAAGATAGGCCTCTTTTCTCAGTTTCAGCTTGGGGGTTTCAAAGGCAAAGCtcatga
- the LOC101203396 gene encoding scarecrow-like protein 3 isoform X3: MAGMFNGEGSSSVTSSPLQFFPWSLSPGIGSPYPFLRELKSEERGLCLIHLLLGCANQVAIGNIENANVGLEQISHLASPDGDTMQRIAAYFTEALADRILKSWPGLHRALNSTKILSVPEEILAQRLFFELCPFLKLAYVMTNQAIIEAMEGERMIHIIDFKSCEPAQWINLLQTLKDRPDGPPHLRITGIHEQKEVLEQMALRLTEEAEKWDIPFQFTPVVSKLENLDLESLRVKTGEALAVSSVLELHSVLATDDDKKTSPPASKNLQKLLRMKQRTLGEWLETDSLQVFSSPDSASVSSPSGLNPSQKMNSFLTALWGLSPKVMVITEQESNLNGSAFMERVLEALNFYAALFDCLESTVSRSSIERQRVEKMLLGEEIKNIIACEGAERTERHEKLEKWMLRLESVGFGKVPLSYHSMLLGSRLLQSYGYDGYKIKEENGFLFICWQDRPLFSVSAWGFQRQSS, translated from the coding sequence ATGGCAGGAATGTTTAATGGGGAGGGTTCATCGTCGGTAACTTCGTCGCCTTTGCAGTTTTTTCCGTGGTCGTTATCACCCGGTATAGGATCGCCATACCCTTTTCTAAGAGAACTCAAATCTGAAGAGAGGGGCTTGTGTTTGATTCACCTACTTCTTGGCTGTGCTAACCAAGTTGCTATTGGTAACATTGAAAATGCTAATGTTGGCCTCGAGCAAATTTCCCACCTTGCTTCGCCAGACGGGGACACAATGCAGCGGATTGCTGCTTACTTCACCGAGGCACTCGCGGATCGAATACTTAAATCCTGGCCTGGCTTACACAGAGCCTTGAACTCTACCAAAATTTTGTCAGTCCCTGAAGAGATTCTTGCCCAGAGACTGTTCTTTGAATTATGTCCTTTCTTGAAGCTTGCATATGTGATGACTAACCAGGCTATTATAGAAGCCATGGAGGGAGAAAGGATGATTCATATTATTGATTTCAAATCTTGTGAACCTGCTCAGTGGATAAACCTTCTTCAAACATTGAAAGATAGGCCAGATGGTCCACCCCACCTGAGAATAACTGGAATTCATGAACAAAAGGAAGTGTTGGAACAAATGGCTCTTCGGCTTACCGAAGAGGCCGAAAAATGGGATATACCATTTCAATTCACCCCAGTTGTCAGCAAATTAGAAAACCTTGACCTTGAAAGTTTAAGGGTTAAGACAGGTGAAGCACTTGCAGTTAGCTCTGTTCTTGAACTTCATTCGGTTTTGGCTACAGATGACGATAAGAAAACGTCTCCACCTGCAtcaaaaaatttgcaaaagcTCCTACGTATGAAGCAGCGAACATTAGGAGAATGGCTCGAGACAGATTCGTTGCAAGTTTTTAGCAGCCCGGATTCAGCCTCAGTATCTTCCCCATCAGGATTGAATCCTTCCCAAAAGATGAACAGTTTTTTGACTGCATTATGGGGCCTTTCTCCAAAAGTTATGGTAATAACTGAGCAAGAATCAAACCTGAATGGATCTGCTTTCATGGAAAGAGTACTAGAAGCATTGAACTTCTATGCTGCATTGTTTGATTGCTTAGAGTCAACCGTGTCACGATCATCGATCGAACGACAAAGGGTCGAGAAAATGCTTTTAGGAgaggaaataaaaaacatcatTGCTTGTGAGGGAGCAGAGAGGACGGAGAGGCATGAAAAGCTAGAGAAATGGATGCTGAGGCTTGAATCTGTGGGGTTCGGAAAGGTTCCATTGAGTTACCATAGTATGTTATTGGGAAGTAGATTGTTGCAGAGCTATGGATATGATGGGTATAAAATCAAAGAAGAGAATGGATTTTTGTTTATCTGCTGGCAAGATAGGCCTCTTTTCTCAGTTTCAGCTTGGGGGTTTCAAAGGCAAAGCtcatga
- the LOC101203396 gene encoding scarecrow-like protein 3 isoform X2: MLGHVWLEGTSMAGMFNGEGSSSVTSSPLQFFPWSLSPGIGSPYPFLRELKSEERGLCLIHLLLGCANQVAIGNIENANVGLEQISHLASPDGDTMQRIAAYFTEALADRILKSWPGLHRALNSTKILSVPEEILAQRLFFELCPFLKLAYVMTNQAIIEAMEGERMIHIIDFKSCEPAQWINLLQTLKDRPDGPPHLRITGIHEQKEVLEQMALRLTEEAEKWDIPFQFTPVVSKLENLDLESLRVKTGEALAVSSVLELHSVLATDDDKKTSPPASKNLQKLLRMKQRTLGEWLETDSLQVFSSPDSASVSSPSGLNPSQKMNSFLTALWGLSPKVMVITEQESNLNGSAFMERVLEALNFYAALFDCLESTVSRSSIERQRVEKMLLGEEIKNIIACEGAERTERHEKLEKWMLRLESVGFGKVPLSYHSMLLGSRLLQSYGYDGYKIKEENGFLFICWQDRPLFSVSAWGFQRQSS; encoded by the exons ATGTTAGGGCATGTTTGGCTTGAAG GTACTTCAATGGCAGGAATGTTTAATGGGGAGGGTTCATCGTCGGTAACTTCGTCGCCTTTGCAGTTTTTTCCGTGGTCGTTATCACCCGGTATAGGATCGCCATACCCTTTTCTAAGAGAACTCAAATCTGAAGAGAGGGGCTTGTGTTTGATTCACCTACTTCTTGGCTGTGCTAACCAAGTTGCTATTGGTAACATTGAAAATGCTAATGTTGGCCTCGAGCAAATTTCCCACCTTGCTTCGCCAGACGGGGACACAATGCAGCGGATTGCTGCTTACTTCACCGAGGCACTCGCGGATCGAATACTTAAATCCTGGCCTGGCTTACACAGAGCCTTGAACTCTACCAAAATTTTGTCAGTCCCTGAAGAGATTCTTGCCCAGAGACTGTTCTTTGAATTATGTCCTTTCTTGAAGCTTGCATATGTGATGACTAACCAGGCTATTATAGAAGCCATGGAGGGAGAAAGGATGATTCATATTATTGATTTCAAATCTTGTGAACCTGCTCAGTGGATAAACCTTCTTCAAACATTGAAAGATAGGCCAGATGGTCCACCCCACCTGAGAATAACTGGAATTCATGAACAAAAGGAAGTGTTGGAACAAATGGCTCTTCGGCTTACCGAAGAGGCCGAAAAATGGGATATACCATTTCAATTCACCCCAGTTGTCAGCAAATTAGAAAACCTTGACCTTGAAAGTTTAAGGGTTAAGACAGGTGAAGCACTTGCAGTTAGCTCTGTTCTTGAACTTCATTCGGTTTTGGCTACAGATGACGATAAGAAAACGTCTCCACCTGCAtcaaaaaatttgcaaaagcTCCTACGTATGAAGCAGCGAACATTAGGAGAATGGCTCGAGACAGATTCGTTGCAAGTTTTTAGCAGCCCGGATTCAGCCTCAGTATCTTCCCCATCAGGATTGAATCCTTCCCAAAAGATGAACAGTTTTTTGACTGCATTATGGGGCCTTTCTCCAAAAGTTATGGTAATAACTGAGCAAGAATCAAACCTGAATGGATCTGCTTTCATGGAAAGAGTACTAGAAGCATTGAACTTCTATGCTGCATTGTTTGATTGCTTAGAGTCAACCGTGTCACGATCATCGATCGAACGACAAAGGGTCGAGAAAATGCTTTTAGGAgaggaaataaaaaacatcatTGCTTGTGAGGGAGCAGAGAGGACGGAGAGGCATGAAAAGCTAGAGAAATGGATGCTGAGGCTTGAATCTGTGGGGTTCGGAAAGGTTCCATTGAGTTACCATAGTATGTTATTGGGAAGTAGATTGTTGCAGAGCTATGGATATGATGGGTATAAAATCAAAGAAGAGAATGGATTTTTGTTTATCTGCTGGCAAGATAGGCCTCTTTTCTCAGTTTCAGCTTGGGGGTTTCAAAGGCAAAGCtcatga